In Oceanobacillus sp. FSL K6-2867, one DNA window encodes the following:
- a CDS encoding cation:dicarboxylase symporter family transporter: protein MMSTVLTAAGLPLEGIALVAGIDRLTDGFRTLLNVVGNVANATILDKWESRDAKNSTVG from the coding sequence ATGATGTCTACCGTTCTCACCGCTGCTGGTTTGCCGCTTGAAGGTATTGCACTTGTGGCAGGAATTGACCGTTTAACAGATGGATTCAGAACGTTGTTAAACGTTGTTGGAAATGTGGCTAATGCAACGATTTTAGATAAATGGGAATCGAGGGACGCTAAAAATTCAACAGTTGGTTGA
- a CDS encoding dicarboxylate/amino acid:cation symporter: protein MKLSTKITISLVLGILFGVFLNIFFPAIIPNLEQYVLTPIGQVFLRGIQFVVVPLVFTSLIIGFSSLKNTEKVGRLTLKILTLYIVTNVIALAIGLATAQALKPGKTVDTINNAGTQEIPEGQHIIEWLVSIIPTNPFEAFATGNMLQVIFTAILIVIGIRFVGDHAAPFVSFIESFHKIIEKVTLIVLKISPIGVFALISSVIAAQGFGIVQKLIMYIIGLILAIGIMIVVYALILAALKISRFWKSFLPTFGISFGTASSNAALPVAMENAKTSYKMRADIASFAIPLGTALKRDGACILQSFNVLFVAQLFDVSLTASMIIAIIISALVVSFQHCRSSWSGYHYDVYRSHRCWFAA, encoded by the coding sequence ATGAAATTATCAACAAAAATAACCATCAGCTTGGTTCTTGGAATTTTGTTCGGGGTGTTTTTAAATATATTTTTTCCAGCAATTATCCCTAATTTAGAACAATATGTGTTAACACCTATCGGACAAGTATTCTTAAGGGGTATTCAGTTTGTAGTTGTGCCACTTGTCTTCACATCCCTTATTATTGGTTTTTCAAGTCTAAAGAACACAGAAAAAGTCGGCCGACTCACCCTGAAGATTTTAACGCTCTATATTGTTACGAATGTAATTGCACTTGCTATTGGACTAGCAACAGCTCAAGCATTAAAACCAGGAAAAACGGTAGATACAATCAATAATGCAGGCACGCAAGAAATTCCTGAAGGACAGCATATTATTGAGTGGCTCGTTTCCATTATACCGACCAATCCGTTTGAAGCATTTGCTACCGGGAATATGCTGCAAGTTATTTTTACAGCCATTCTGATCGTTATTGGAATTCGCTTTGTCGGTGACCATGCAGCACCTTTTGTTTCATTCATAGAAAGTTTCCATAAAATTATCGAAAAGGTCACTTTAATTGTACTTAAAATTTCTCCGATTGGAGTATTCGCTTTAATAAGTTCTGTAATAGCTGCTCAAGGATTCGGCATCGTTCAAAAATTAATTATGTATATAATTGGACTAATTTTAGCAATAGGCATAATGATTGTTGTTTATGCACTCATATTAGCTGCATTAAAAATCTCTCGCTTTTGGAAAAGCTTTCTGCCTACATTCGGAATTTCCTTTGGCACTGCCAGCTCTAACGCCGCATTGCCAGTAGCAATGGAAAATGCAAAAACGAGTTATAAAATGAGAGCGGATATCGCGAGCTTCGCAATCCCTCTTGGTACTGCATTAAAAAGGGATGGCGCATGTATTTTACAATCGTTTAACGTTCTGTTTGTAGCGCAATTATTTGATGTAAGCCTAACAGCTTCTATGATTATTGCCATCATCATTAGCGCATTAGTCGTCTCTTTTCAGCACTGCAGGAGTTCCTGGAGCGGGTATCATTATGATGTCTACCGTTCTCACCGCTGCTGGTTTGCCGCTTGA
- the aldA gene encoding aldehyde dehydrogenase: protein MKKHQLYIQGEYTDSTGNDWLDIINPATEEVISQAPRGTDKDVDRAVQAAFDAQKSWELKPNIERGKIVRKLGDAIQEKRNTFIDLLQEEQGKNYELAQGEVDLAIDYFHYMSEWARRIEGDIVPSDRPNENIYIYKKPIGVVAGIVPWNFPVFILARKVASALVTGCTLVLKPSQKTPNTTMEFTKIVDKMKEIPKGVYNVVTGTGSEVGNALASHEKVAMVSMTGSIAAGTKVMEAAASNITKVNLELGGKAPAIVTKHADLDLAAENITTSRLANNGQACTNAERIYVQEDIADSFINKLKERFESQTIDNPRQNKEADIGPLISGDRLKTVDDMVQKAKENGAKVVIGGERANQDNGYFYKPTILTNVTHESDIMQEEIFGPVIPIDTFQTLDEAIEKGNDTVYGLSSSVYTEDMNEAMRVINELKFGETYVNRENFEAVQGYHAGMRKSGLGGTDGKHGIEDFLVTHVVYMQYTEDKQ from the coding sequence ATGAAGAAACATCAACTCTATATTCAAGGTGAGTATACAGACTCTACAGGAAATGACTGGCTGGATATTATCAATCCGGCTACAGAAGAGGTGATCTCTCAAGCTCCTAGAGGTACAGATAAAGATGTGGATAGAGCTGTCCAAGCAGCTTTTGATGCCCAAAAATCCTGGGAATTAAAACCAAACATTGAGCGCGGGAAAATCGTTCGTAAATTAGGAGACGCGATTCAGGAGAAACGCAATACCTTTATTGATCTGCTTCAGGAGGAACAAGGTAAAAATTACGAACTTGCACAAGGCGAAGTCGACCTGGCGATTGACTATTTTCATTATATGTCGGAATGGGCGCGTCGGATAGAGGGCGACATTGTTCCGAGCGACCGTCCAAATGAAAATATCTATATTTATAAGAAGCCGATCGGTGTTGTAGCTGGTATTGTACCATGGAATTTCCCGGTATTCATTCTTGCCAGAAAAGTTGCTTCAGCGCTTGTCACTGGCTGTACGCTTGTTCTGAAGCCGAGTCAGAAAACACCAAATACAACAATGGAATTTACAAAGATAGTTGATAAAATGAAGGAAATTCCTAAAGGTGTGTACAATGTTGTGACTGGTACTGGTTCAGAGGTTGGGAATGCATTGGCAAGCCATGAAAAAGTTGCGATGGTATCCATGACCGGCAGCATTGCAGCGGGGACAAAGGTAATGGAAGCAGCTGCATCCAATATTACGAAAGTGAATCTGGAATTAGGTGGCAAAGCACCTGCTATTGTCACGAAACATGCAGATCTGGACTTAGCTGCTGAAAATATTACGACATCCCGGCTTGCCAACAATGGCCAAGCCTGTACAAACGCAGAACGCATCTATGTTCAGGAAGATATTGCAGACTCCTTTATAAATAAATTGAAGGAAAGGTTTGAAAGTCAGACAATTGATAATCCGCGGCAAAACAAGGAAGCTGATATTGGTCCGCTAATTAGCGGTGATCGGCTTAAAACAGTGGATGATATGGTGCAAAAAGCAAAAGAAAACGGTGCTAAAGTAGTTATTGGCGGTGAGCGTGCAAATCAGGACAATGGCTATTTTTATAAGCCGACAATCTTAACGAATGTGACACATGAATCCGATATTATGCAGGAGGAAATTTTTGGTCCTGTTATCCCAATTGATACCTTTCAAACACTTGATGAAGCAATCGAAAAAGGTAATGATACGGTTTATGGCCTTTCTTCTTCTGTCTATACAGAAGATATGAATGAAGCCATGCGTGTGATTAATGAGCTGAAATTCGGTGAAACATATGTCAATCGTGAAAACTTTGAGGCGGTACAGGGGTATCATGCAGGAATGAGAAAATCCGGGCTGGGCGGAACAGACGGAAAACATGGTATTGAAGATTTCCTCGTTACCCATGTAGTTTACATGCAATATACTGAGGATAAACAATAA
- a CDS encoding TetR/AcrR family transcriptional regulator — MNPRKKQITDAAHRLFSENGFAQTSIQDILDEAQIAKGTFYNYFASKNECLIAILETVNEKAERRRIELAQGENKADENVLVSQIAVRLDMNRYHNLLAIFGSVAWSDDNDLKAFFKKSQTKELNWIAKRLVDVFGEEEAHHAVDHAVMLTGCIHQIIRVWNLGANREMATETVIQFALDQLKPVIREKNKKAFFPENWLGLTIESLSTDHMEMKQQLITRLNNLTEKLEKEEKKKNNEYVQFLLEEFQSENPRLFLLESVLLSLKHVFEGSSYELEISQVVKMAWQVLEQFIE, encoded by the coding sequence ATGAATCCGCGAAAAAAACAAATAACCGATGCAGCACATCGATTATTTTCCGAAAATGGGTTTGCCCAAACATCAATCCAGGACATTCTGGATGAAGCGCAAATTGCGAAAGGGACGTTTTACAATTACTTTGCTTCAAAAAATGAATGTCTGATTGCCATATTAGAAACTGTTAACGAAAAAGCAGAGCGAAGACGGATTGAACTTGCGCAAGGCGAAAATAAGGCAGACGAAAATGTTCTCGTATCACAAATTGCTGTCCGGTTAGATATGAATCGTTACCACAATTTGCTGGCTATTTTTGGCTCAGTTGCCTGGTCAGATGATAATGATTTAAAAGCATTCTTTAAAAAGAGCCAAACAAAGGAATTGAACTGGATTGCTAAAAGACTGGTTGATGTTTTTGGTGAAGAAGAGGCGCACCACGCGGTCGATCATGCTGTAATGTTAACTGGCTGCATTCATCAGATCATACGTGTTTGGAATTTGGGTGCGAATAGAGAAATGGCCACAGAGACGGTTATTCAGTTTGCGCTTGATCAATTGAAACCTGTTATTCGTGAGAAAAATAAAAAAGCTTTTTTTCCGGAAAATTGGCTGGGTTTAACGATTGAAAGTTTATCAACGGACCATATGGAGATGAAGCAACAATTAATTACTAGATTAAATAACCTTACTGAAAAGCTGGAAAAGGAAGAAAAAAAGAAAAACAATGAGTATGTTCAGTTTTTGCTTGAGGAATTCCAGTCAGAAAATCCGCGTCTCTTTTTGCTGGAAAGTGTATTATTGTCACTGAAACATGTTTTTGAGGGCTCAAGTTATGAGCTTGAAATAAGTCAAGTCGTTAAAATGGCATGGCAAGTGCTGGAACAATTTATAGAATGA
- a CDS encoding MDR family MFS transporter, whose product MVKNQSAGQPNEPAFNKAPLIAVLLSGAFVAILNQTLLATALPHIMADLQLDANTAQWLQSVFMLVNGIMIPITAFLIERFTTRALFLTAMTIFGLGTLMCAIAPVFSILMAGRVLQAAGAGIIMPLMQTIMFMIFPIEKRGSAMGMFGLVIAFAPAIGPTLSGLIVDHFPWRSLFYIILPIVILDIIFAYLLLKNVTNRTFPKLDILSIILSTLGFGGLLYGFSAAGNSGWTSMQVVLSLLIGALALVWFIFRQLRLEQPILEFRVFKYSVFTITTVLGMVLFIAMIGAAVILPLMMQNMLGFSALESGLALLPGALLMGIMSPITGRLFDKFGARWLSIIGVTILVITTFMFAIFNEDTTFTYIAAVNAIRMFGISMVMMPVTTAGLNQLPTKLIPHGTAMNNTMRQVAGSVGTALLVTVMTSNTIPNQGVTGMLHGVNISFIVAAIFAVIALIMAFFIKNSRPENPDDIRPR is encoded by the coding sequence ATGGTTAAAAATCAGTCCGCCGGACAACCGAATGAACCTGCATTCAATAAAGCTCCACTTATTGCTGTATTGCTTTCTGGTGCTTTTGTTGCGATTTTGAATCAGACACTTTTAGCTACAGCTTTACCCCATATTATGGCGGATTTACAGCTGGATGCGAATACCGCTCAGTGGCTGCAATCTGTTTTTATGCTTGTAAACGGAATTATGATACCAATTACAGCGTTTTTAATTGAGCGTTTTACAACCCGAGCATTATTTCTCACAGCAATGACTATCTTTGGTTTAGGTACATTAATGTGTGCTATTGCTCCGGTTTTCTCCATTTTAATGGCCGGGCGCGTTCTGCAGGCTGCTGGGGCAGGGATTATAATGCCATTAATGCAAACAATCATGTTTATGATTTTTCCAATTGAAAAACGTGGTTCAGCAATGGGCATGTTCGGCCTGGTTATTGCATTTGCCCCAGCGATTGGCCCGACTCTATCCGGTTTGATTGTCGATCATTTCCCGTGGAGAAGTTTATTCTATATAATTCTCCCGATTGTCATTTTAGATATCATTTTTGCTTATCTTTTGCTTAAAAATGTTACCAATAGAACATTCCCTAAGCTTGATATCTTATCCATTATTTTATCAACTTTAGGGTTTGGTGGTTTGCTATATGGATTTAGTGCCGCTGGTAATAGTGGGTGGACAAGTATGCAGGTAGTCTTATCGCTTCTCATTGGTGCACTTGCTCTCGTATGGTTTATTTTCAGACAGTTGAGGTTAGAACAACCAATTCTGGAATTCCGGGTATTTAAGTATAGTGTATTTACAATAACGACAGTCCTTGGTATGGTGCTATTTATTGCCATGATCGGTGCTGCTGTTATATTGCCGTTAATGATGCAAAATATGCTCGGATTTTCTGCGTTAGAGTCTGGATTAGCATTGTTGCCGGGAGCTCTGTTAATGGGGATTATGAGTCCTATTACGGGACGTTTATTTGATAAATTTGGAGCAAGATGGCTATCCATTATAGGGGTGACCATTCTCGTCATTACAACATTTATGTTTGCGATTTTTAACGAAGATACGACATTCACGTATATCGCAGCTGTTAACGCAATCAGGATGTTTGGTATTTCCATGGTTATGATGCCAGTGACGACGGCTGGATTGAACCAGCTTCCAACCAAGTTAATTCCGCATGGAACAGCAATGAACAATACAATGCGGCAGGTTGCGGGCTCTGTAGGTACCGCCCTTCTTGTGACGGTAATGACAAGTAATACCATTCCAAATCAGGGGGTTACTGGAATGTTGCATGGTGTTAATATCTCCTTTATTGTTGCAGCAATCTTTGCTGTTATTGCATTAATTATGGCGTTCTTTATTAAAAACTCACGTCCAGAGAATCCTGATGATATTAGGCCGAGATAG
- a CDS encoding SDR family oxidoreductase: protein MNVLVIGANGQVGRKVVKELADSNHKATAMVRKEKQMDKLKELGAENVVLANLEEDFSSALDGVDAVIFAAGSGGSTGADKTMTVDLYGSIKAVDYAKEKGVKRFVQLSSVGSSNPDEQNEKIKHYMVAKGVADRHLQQTDLDYTIVRPGPLSNDEAKGEIKISPEFFDIGDGSIPRSDVAHILVDVLERSNTHRKTFEVIEGEKETGKVLETV, encoded by the coding sequence ATGAACGTACTCGTTATTGGAGCGAATGGGCAAGTTGGCAGAAAGGTTGTGAAAGAGCTGGCTGATTCGAATCATAAGGCGACGGCAATGGTGCGCAAAGAAAAACAAATGGATAAATTAAAAGAACTCGGTGCAGAAAACGTTGTGCTTGCCAATCTTGAAGAAGACTTTAGTTCTGCACTTGATGGTGTGGATGCAGTTATTTTTGCAGCAGGATCCGGCGGTTCCACTGGAGCAGATAAAACAATGACCGTTGATTTATATGGTTCTATAAAAGCGGTAGATTATGCTAAGGAAAAAGGAGTTAAGCGCTTTGTTCAATTAAGTTCAGTTGGCTCCAGCAACCCAGACGAACAGAATGAGAAAATCAAACATTATATGGTTGCCAAGGGCGTTGCAGATCGCCATCTGCAGCAAACAGATCTTGATTATACAATTGTTCGCCCTGGACCACTATCGAATGATGAAGCGAAAGGAGAAATTAAGATTTCACCAGAATTCTTCGACATCGGTGATGGCTCTATTCCAAGATCGGATGTGGCACATATTCTTGTCGATGTGCTTGAACGCAGCAATACGCACAGGAAAACATTTGAGGTAATAGAAGGTGAAAAAGAAACTGGTAAAGTATTAGAGACTGTATAA
- a CDS encoding spore coat protein, translating into MQDKDIVNDYLNGLNASLKSYAGYISEANNSQLRQTLVSLRNGDESRQRTVYSYALQNGHYKPAQPATPEEIQQVKTELNSGQ; encoded by the coding sequence CTGCAAGATAAAGATATTGTGAATGATTATTTAAACGGATTAAATGCAAGTTTAAAAAGCTATGCAGGCTATATAAGTGAAGCAAACAATTCCCAACTCAGACAAACACTTGTAAGTTTACGTAATGGAGACGAATCACGTCAGCGAACTGTCTATAGCTATGCATTGCAGAATGGGCATTATAAACCAGCACAACCTGCTACCCCCGAAGAAATTCAGCAAGTAAAAACAGAACTGAACTCAGGACAATAA
- a CDS encoding DNA polymerase IV translates to MDYSPYPRHDVLCIDMRSFYASVEAMKLNEDPMKVMLAVVGDPNRSGSIVLAASPALKQRYGVSNVSRYFELPDDPNIIVVPAHMADYLNVSVEITKLLHDYAPPEAIHQYSVDEVWITVNGLQKLFGSRQEIAHKIQRDILDRFGITSSIGIGDNKFLAKVVMDLHAKKTGIAECKYEDVPEKLWPTPVQNIWGIGHRMMKNLHRMGIVTLGQIANYKLELLQKRFGVMGEQLYWHAWGIDLSPVFGDFTKQEQKGFGHGISLLRDYTRDEVSYCILDLCEEVCRRARTAGKAGRTIQLSISYSKEEAGGFSHSRSIDIPTNVTMDMYRICMQLFQEFYDGKSMIRHVYVTLTKLFDQTDVQLDLFEDRAKKNDIGYVMDAIRDKYGPTAILRASSYTDAGITLERSKKIGGHYA, encoded by the coding sequence TTGGACTATTCTCCTTACCCGCGTCATGATGTGCTTTGTATTGATATGCGTTCTTTTTACGCAAGCGTCGAAGCGATGAAACTAAATGAGGATCCGATGAAGGTTATGCTTGCTGTCGTTGGAGATCCAAACAGGTCCGGAAGTATTGTACTAGCAGCATCCCCTGCCTTAAAGCAAAGATATGGGGTGAGTAATGTAAGTCGTTATTTCGAATTACCAGACGACCCAAACATTATCGTTGTGCCAGCCCATATGGCTGATTATTTAAACGTATCCGTTGAAATAACAAAATTACTGCATGATTACGCACCACCAGAAGCAATCCATCAATATTCGGTTGACGAAGTTTGGATTACCGTAAATGGCCTGCAAAAGCTTTTCGGAAGTCGTCAGGAGATTGCACACAAGATACAGCGTGACATATTGGATCGATTTGGAATTACTTCCTCTATTGGGATTGGGGATAATAAATTTCTCGCAAAGGTCGTCATGGATTTACACGCTAAAAAAACAGGGATTGCGGAATGCAAATACGAGGATGTACCAGAAAAGCTTTGGCCAACTCCTGTTCAAAACATTTGGGGAATTGGACATCGGATGATGAAGAACTTGCACCGCATGGGAATTGTTACACTTGGGCAAATCGCCAATTATAAACTGGAACTCTTACAAAAACGCTTTGGAGTCATGGGAGAACAGCTCTATTGGCATGCATGGGGAATTGATTTAAGCCCTGTTTTTGGTGACTTTACAAAACAGGAGCAAAAAGGCTTCGGACATGGCATATCTTTGCTCCGGGATTATACGAGAGATGAAGTTTCTTACTGCATTCTTGATCTTTGCGAGGAGGTGTGCCGCAGAGCTCGTACAGCAGGTAAAGCAGGCAGAACCATTCAGCTTAGCATTTCCTATTCAAAAGAAGAAGCTGGTGGATTTTCACATTCCCGATCAATTGATATCCCTACTAACGTGACCATGGATATGTATAGAATTTGCATGCAGTTATTTCAGGAATTTTATGATGGAAAAAGCATGATTAGGCATGTATATGTCACCTTAACAAAGCTATTCGATCAGACTGATGTCCAGCTCGATCTATTTGAGGATCGCGCAAAGAAAAATGATATCGGCTATGTAATGGATGCGATTCGTGATAAATATGGGCCTACCGCTATTCTCCGTGCCTCAAGCTATACAGATGCCGGGATTACGCTGGAGCGCAGCAAGAAGATTGGCGGACATTATGCTTAA
- a CDS encoding YolD-like family protein encodes MIHDRGAKKWTALMLPEHIEMLKALQVEYSYKEKPVLDEQQIEENAIKLQLAIHDNLTVEVKYYKKHDFHKVKGKLLSVVSNDCIVFDKEDRTQVKFSDIIEVLVV; translated from the coding sequence ATGATACATGATCGCGGAGCGAAGAAATGGACAGCACTTATGCTGCCAGAGCATATCGAAATGTTAAAAGCTTTACAGGTTGAATATAGTTATAAAGAAAAGCCGGTTTTAGATGAACAGCAGATTGAAGAAAATGCAATAAAATTACAGCTGGCAATCCATGATAACCTCACGGTAGAGGTTAAATATTATAAAAAACATGATTTTCATAAAGTAAAGGGAAAATTGCTGAGCGTTGTTTCGAACGATTGTATTGTATTTGATAAGGAGGATCGAACGCAGGTGAAGTTTAGTGATATTATAGAGGTTCTGGTCGTTTAG
- a CDS encoding DUF3139 domain-containing protein, with protein MSTKKLLIIVGIFFIVLFIAVPAGFIYVLNNGNPYTKYLVNKHIPAHLEEMGYTEDQMEEAHYVEPKHLTNTGFYQGHYMVVFKDEPDITYYYGVKKKGKQVQQFCDKETLSAEGVTESFEGETKYSEKECQHSLDNRD; from the coding sequence ATGAGTACCAAAAAGCTGTTGATTATAGTTGGCATCTTCTTTATTGTACTTTTCATTGCTGTTCCAGCGGGTTTTATTTATGTGCTGAATAATGGAAATCCATATACGAAATATCTTGTGAATAAGCATATTCCAGCACATCTGGAAGAGATGGGGTATACAGAGGATCAAATGGAGGAAGCACATTATGTAGAGCCAAAGCACTTAACAAATACGGGTTTCTATCAAGGTCATTATATGGTTGTTTTTAAAGATGAACCGGATATAACGTATTATTATGGAGTAAAGAAAAAAGGAAAACAGGTTCAGCAATTTTGTGATAAGGAAACTCTCTCAGCAGAAGGAGTGACCGAAAGTTTTGAGGGAGAAACGAAGTATAGTGAAAAAGAATGCCAGCATTCCTTGGATAATAGGGATTAG
- a CDS encoding PrpF domain-containing protein, protein MRDYEKIRSAIIRGGTSKGVFILENELPSDPVIRDRVILSIYGGTDERQIDGLGGADSLTSKLAIVSVSSRPDADIDYTFGQVGIGTGKVDYNSNCGNILSGVGPFAIDEGLVAVQEPYTTVRIFNTNTNGIIEAKVPVESGKSRSTGDYTIDGVPGEGAKIVLNFLDASGAKTGELFPTGKRKEKLLTEAGEFEVSIVDVTAPVAFVHANELGLTGTEQSTDLTKEHLRMLEKIRSAAAEKLGFVSNAHDATKETPSSPKVIMVSPSQTYSTVHGEFIKQEHIHLTARAMSMQKMHKTFPVTGGLCTAAAAKLKGTIVYECCNNPDVDEIIVGHPSGSMDFLITCTDNGQYVQFEKTAVARTSRRLMEGYAYVPEELFWSGTESTRK, encoded by the coding sequence ATGCGAGATTATGAAAAAATCCGCTCTGCCATCATACGTGGCGGAACGAGCAAAGGAGTTTTCATACTGGAAAATGAATTGCCGTCAGATCCTGTGATCAGAGACAGGGTAATTTTATCGATCTATGGCGGGACAGATGAAAGACAGATTGACGGTCTCGGTGGAGCCGATTCCCTTACGAGCAAATTAGCGATTGTCAGCGTTTCATCCCGACCTGACGCTGATATCGATTATACGTTTGGGCAGGTTGGAATAGGCACCGGAAAGGTAGATTATAATTCAAACTGCGGAAATATTTTAAGCGGTGTGGGTCCTTTTGCAATCGATGAAGGCCTGGTTGCTGTTCAGGAACCGTACACTACCGTTAGGATTTTTAATACGAACACAAATGGTATTATTGAAGCCAAAGTTCCTGTTGAGTCCGGCAAATCTCGTTCAACCGGTGATTATACGATTGACGGTGTACCAGGAGAAGGGGCAAAAATTGTGTTAAACTTTCTAGATGCATCTGGCGCTAAAACGGGCGAGCTTTTTCCTACTGGAAAGCGAAAAGAAAAACTTCTGACAGAAGCAGGAGAATTTGAAGTCAGCATTGTTGACGTGACAGCACCTGTTGCATTCGTCCATGCAAATGAGCTAGGTTTAACTGGTACAGAACAGTCGACAGACCTTACGAAAGAACATTTACGCATGCTGGAAAAAATCCGCTCAGCAGCTGCTGAAAAACTTGGATTTGTAAGCAATGCGCATGATGCAACAAAAGAAACGCCATCCAGTCCTAAAGTAATTATGGTTTCTCCTAGCCAGACCTATTCAACGGTACACGGCGAGTTTATTAAACAAGAGCATATTCATTTAACCGCTCGAGCAATGTCCATGCAAAAAATGCACAAAACCTTTCCCGTTACTGGCGGACTATGTACTGCGGCAGCTGCTAAACTAAAGGGAACCATCGTTTATGAATGCTGTAATAATCCAGATGTTGATGAGATTATCGTCGGTCACCCATCTGGTTCCATGGATTTCCTTATTACATGTACAGATAATGGTCAATATGTTCAATTCGAAAAAACTGCTGTTGCAAGAACCTCCCGGCGTTTAATGGAAGGATACGCTTATGTACCTGAGGAATTGTTTTGGAGTGGAACAGAATCAACTCGTAAATAA
- a CDS encoding tripartite tricarboxylate transporter permease, whose amino-acid sequence MIESAIEALFIVLDPSRLVYMFIGIGIGVVVGLLPGLSGTVGMSLMLPFVFGLDPYVGMALLIGMIAVIHTGDTFPSILLGIPGTSGSQATIMDGFPLAKRGEASRAMGAAFFCSMIGGIIGGIALYLTIPFARPLITSFSSPELFMLTMLGLSMAGLLAGKSPLKGIISGILGLLIGSVGSAPAVPEYRYTFDTLYLTQGVSLPVVALAIFAFPIIITMLTNKGSVANHATLQSGILKGVMDALKNKFLVFRSAVIGVLIGFIPGLGGSVVDWIAYGAGQKTVKNNHFGKGDIRGVIAPESANNAKEGGSLVPTLLFGIPGSGTTAILLGGLTLMGLEAGPKMLTSDLSVTLSIVWTLVFANVFGALLCMILVRPISKISFVPGEKIVPFLLILLVIGAYQSTMSWGDLIIFIIIGLLGYVMTILDWPRPPLLIGFVLALPAERYYWISIERYGWEWITNPIVIFLAVIIVVLLSGGAIMKRFSKNYEQGGIN is encoded by the coding sequence ATGATCGAAAGTGCAATTGAAGCGCTATTTATTGTATTAGATCCCTCAAGACTTGTCTATATGTTTATAGGTATCGGTATTGGGGTTGTTGTTGGATTGCTGCCTGGTTTAAGCGGCACAGTAGGCATGTCTTTAATGCTTCCATTTGTTTTTGGTCTTGATCCATATGTAGGAATGGCTCTTTTAATCGGAATGATTGCTGTTATTCATACCGGAGACACCTTTCCATCGATTCTTTTAGGGATACCTGGAACTTCCGGCTCGCAGGCAACCATCATGGATGGGTTTCCCTTAGCCAAAAGAGGAGAAGCCTCCAGGGCAATGGGTGCTGCCTTCTTTTGTTCCATGATAGGTGGAATCATTGGCGGAATTGCGCTTTATTTAACAATTCCCTTTGCCAGACCATTAATTACATCTTTTAGTTCACCTGAATTATTTATGCTGACTATGCTTGGGCTTAGTATGGCGGGCTTACTAGCTGGTAAATCGCCTCTGAAGGGAATCATTTCTGGAATTCTTGGATTACTAATCGGCTCTGTCGGCAGTGCTCCAGCTGTTCCGGAATATCGTTACACATTCGACACGCTCTATTTGACACAAGGGGTTTCCTTACCAGTTGTAGCTCTGGCTATATTTGCCTTTCCTATTATCATAACCATGCTGACAAATAAAGGCAGTGTAGCAAATCACGCAACACTGCAAAGCGGCATTTTAAAAGGCGTTATGGATGCATTAAAAAATAAATTCCTCGTTTTCCGCAGTGCTGTAATCGGAGTTTTAATTGGTTTCATCCCCGGACTAGGGGGTAGTGTTGTTGATTGGATTGCCTATGGAGCTGGTCAGAAAACGGTTAAAAACAATCACTTTGGAAAAGGAGATATTCGTGGAGTTATCGCTCCAGAAAGTGCTAACAATGCAAAAGAAGGAGGTTCCTTAGTACCGACATTGCTTTTCGGGATACCTGGCAGCGGTACAACGGCGATTTTACTGGGCGGGTTAACGCTCATGGGATTAGAAGCTGGACCGAAAATGCTTACCAGTGATTTGTCCGTAACCTTATCGATTGTGTGGACACTGGTTTTTGCAAATGTTTTCGGAGCACTGTTATGTATGATTTTAGTTCGTCCGATTTCTAAGATCAGCTTTGTACCAGGGGAAAAAATCGTTCCATTCCTCCTTATTTTACTCGTAATTGGTGCCTATCAAAGTACGATGTCTTGGGGAGACTTGATTATCTTTATCATTATTGGTTTGCTTGGCTACGTTATGACAATCCTGGACTGGCCGCGGCCTCCATTGCTGATCGGTTTTGTACTTGCTCTGCCTGCTGAACGCTATTATTGGATTTCCATTGAAAGATATGGCTGGGAATGGATTACGAATCCAATCGTTATTTTCCTTGCTGTTATTATCGTCGTGCTTCTTTCAGGCGGGGCTATCATGAAACGGTTCAGTAAGAACTACGAACAAGGAGGTATAAATTAA